From the Leishmania panamensis strain MHOM/PA/94/PSC-1 chromosome 31 sequence genome, one window contains:
- a CDS encoding hypothetical protein (TriTrypDB/GeneDB-style sysID: LpmP.31.1430): MGVAPSRETIRRGFFNVNQANPSAAGGGSGGGGGGSKRPSIILIPLTKEYFPSPDCPLFVQFHKARCDAAVNYYFRRPGNPGNLSCIPNYASSYRLPGEETRAQRRRRRQQEREARAAAAAKSATEGGVGARLPAVGLMPEGCHSSSEDDDDNDDSYPSREALYRGVIEHVEEMLFDTDAEMRHAYEWALAHPHTTMGPDGKKQRKVLPVLCAVAFRSDISKALNLHNVVPSGAAARTSAPSSSVAPPTPPSSGSSASAPMSNMQAALENGVYMFGSIINVVGCFGFVSMQEDVEDARLMSTQATAMANQATSLLTPGSRQSPSLTTGGTYHNDPYSFTSSQASSGSMNATSKMTSNGTLLRARGVGKNSSRYLARIGTCEDVMTLPPPVAAPLAAMVFLTKSAGEQNLGRVTYIAASTYYYQMIQAGVIERQPSVQMEGPITYPSQTTASASSLPLYDSGANSAGSAPAAGAPPPMYEFAAAAAAAGTLASPATPHPLSVAAQEPLRPFLPPMETFSFSSLLTNIPILSFLYEMKWRWGYLGVLKGGTPTADPSRNSSLNGSLSGHHMDGMTARGPGTMMGNHSTGGLAAIDHSMGQGVTDEMEMWITADQMIHGRISKDLAQRLCWSLAERPEVMQERVTQLPSEESGYWRYRGLVDQAHPPPIPVPGCVVTIHPKDVYVMGSDVLPGFNEGDILRFDPGSLVWFADHSIPLEGVVLAAMRPYCKQAREADSDDPAWVTRVCDRDEAEALQSHEGDVWYPLPRATAEELAVLESCPNTVHIHEHVGNFYVYRFERDGTTYYHGTVPNFANPNKKKQAVAGGSPSASITGSHSSHNPLPSTSALATSSLAYSTTRPQPILSSSATAAGASKSASVPVPKTIASALFSLLPTPRATGPKGSAGTVDANGSAVARSGSVEHGGHGFSQTGAASGAGNTPAAPTATYLATPVMSSASSQAMSTARRWVQALYSYAYGAPNIQTRFHRFSAANPASAAAGLSRPPVMGGVATSGTAGMNYSGDSYSSTPVHGSHGMTPTSMGASLSFPSVAALNVAVWPPQRCMPSVTTQLLDPMADASLFATPNTPTLAAGSGLAVARNSRSPSRTQVLQTGRPAAEEGPPAALPGSIASTTVTSVSKPVKRVVEGGSYEWDWRV; the protein is encoded by the coding sequence ATGGGGGTTGCACCAAGCCGCGAGACTATCCGGCGAGGTTTCTTCAATGTGAATCAAGCGAACCCATCGGCCGCCGGAGGCGGGAGCGgaggcgggggtggcggcagcaaGCGCCCCAGCATCATCCTCATCCCTCTCACAAAGGAGTACTTCCCAAGCCCCGACTGCCCGCTATTTGTGCAGTTCCACAAGGCGCGCTGCGATGCCGCGGTCAACTACTACTTCCGACGCCCTGGAAACCCTGGTAACCTTAGCTGTATTCCAAACTACGCGAGTTCCTACCGATTACCCGGAGAGGAGACGCGCgcccagcggcgccgccgtcgtcaaCAGGAGCGCGAAGcacgtgctgccgctgctgctaagTCAGCTACCGAAGGCGGCGTAGGCGCCAGGCTGCCTGCTGTCGGACTGATGCCGGAGGggtgccacagcagcagcgaggatgacgacgacaacgatgACTCGTACCCCTCACGTGAGGCCCTCTACCGCGGTGTCATCGAGCACGTAGAAGAGATGCTCTTCGACACGGACGCGGAGATGCGGCACGCCTACGAGTGGGCGCtagcgcacccacacactacCATGGGGCCTGACGGCAAGAAGCAGCGGAAGGTGCTGCCCGTCCTATGCGCCGTGGCATTCCGGTCAGACATCAGCAAGGCGCTCAACCTGCATAATGTTGTCCctagcggtgctgcggcgcgcacgTCGGCCCCTTCGTCCTCTGTTGCCCCGCCgactcccccctcttccggAAGTAGCGCTTCCGCTCCCATGAGCAACATGCAGGCGGCACTAGAGAACGGCGTGTACATGTTCGGCTCCATCATCAATGTTGTCGGCTGCTTCGGCTTTGTCTCCATGCAGGAGGACGTGGAAGATGCACGGCTGATGTCGACGCAGGCCACGGCCATGGCGAACCAGGCGACCAGCCTGCTCACCCCAGGCTCCAGGCAGTCGCCCTCACTGACAACGGGGGGCACGTACCATAATGACCCGTACTCGTTCACCAGCAGCCAGGCGAGCAGCGGAAGCATGAATGCGACGTCGAAGATGACCAGCAATGGCACGCTTCTGAGAGCGCGCGGGGTCGGTAAGAACAGCAGCCGCTATCTTGCCCGCATCGGCACGTGCGAGGATGtcatgacgctgccgccgccggtggctgCCCCGCTAGCGGCCATGGTGTTTCTCACGAAGTCTGCCGGTGAGCAGAACCTTGGCCGTGTGACGTATATTGCCGCTAGCACCTACTACTACCAGATGATACAGGCGGGGGTGATCGAGCGGCAGCCCAGTGTGCAGATGGAGGGCCCCATCACCTATCCGAGCCAGACAACAGCCTCAGCATCGTCTCTGCCCCTCTACGATAGTGGAGCCAACAGTGCGGGTTCCGCCCCTGCAGCgggtgcaccaccgccgatgTACGAatttgccgccgccgccgcagctgccggaaCCTTGGCTTCGCCTGCCACGCCGCACCCGCTGTCCGTCGCCGCACAGGAACCGTTGCGGCCCTTCCTGCCGCCAATGGAGACCTTCAGCTTCTCGAGCCTCCTCACCAACATACCGATTCTCTCGTTCCTGTACGAGATGAAGTGGCGCTGGGGTTACCTCGGCGTGCTCAAGGGCGGTACCCCAACGGCTGACCCGAGTCGCAACAGCAGCCTCAACGGGTCCTTGTCGGGTCACCACATGGACGGCATGACGGCTCGCGGCCCAGGAACCATGATGGGCAACCACAGCACCGGCGGCTTGGCTGCCATTGACCACAGCATGGGCCAGGGCGTCACGGACGAGATGGAGATGTGGATCACGGCGGATCAGATGATCCATGGCCGTATCTCGAAGGACCTGGCTCAGCGTCTGTGCTGGTCCCTCGCGGAGCGGCCGGAGGTAATGCAGGAGCGCgtgacgcagctgccgagcgaggagagcgggTACTGGCGGTACCGCGGGTTGGTGGATCAGGCGCACCCACCACCGATTCCAGTGCCGGGCTGCGTGGTGACGATTCACCCAAAAGACGTCTACGTCATGGGCAGTGATGTCTTGCCGGGCTTCAACGAGGGCGACATCCTGCGCTTCGACCCAGGCAGCCTTGTGTGGTTTGCGGATCACTCGATTCCCCTTGAGGGTGTCGTGCTGGCGGCGATGCGGCCATACTGCAAGCAGGCGCGCGAGGCGGACTCCGACGACCCGGCTTGGGTGACCCGAGTGTGCGACCGTGACGAGGCCGAAGCTCTGCAGAGCCACGAGGGGGATGTCTGGTACCCACTCCCGCGCGCGACTGCAGAGGAGCTGGCAGTGCTGGAGTCGTGCCCGAACACGGTGCACATCCACGAGCACGTCGGAAACTTCTACGTCTACCGGTTTGAGCGAGATGGGACTACGTACTACCACGGAACGGTGCCGAACTTTGCAAATCCGAACAAGAAGAAGCAAGCCGTCGCTGGTGGCTCACCCAGCGCCTCCATAACAGggagccacagcagccacaacCCTCTGCCATCCACTTCAGCTCTAGCCACTTCTTCTTTGGCGTACTCGACGACACGACCGCAACCGATTTTGTCTTCCtcggccaccgctgccggcgcaAGCAAGTCGGCGAGCGTGCCGGTGCCCAAGACAATTGCAAGTGCCTTATTCTCACTGCTGCCGACGCCTCGCGCAACAGGGCCGAAGGGCAGCGCCGGGACTGTCGATGCCAATGGTAGTGCGGTGGCAAGAAGCGGATCCGTGGAGCACGGCGGGCATGGCTTTTCACAGACTGGCGCAGCGTCTGGCGCAGGCAACACACCGGCAGCTCCTACGGCTACGTACCTTGCTACACCAGTGATGTCATCAGCGTCGTCGCAAGCGATGAGCACcgcgcggcggtgggtgCAGGCACTCTACAGCTACGCCTACGGTGCGCCGAACATACAGACGAGGTTTCACCGTTTCAGCGCAGCGAACCcggccagcgccgctgcagggcTGTCGCGCCCGCCAGTCATGGGTGGAGTAGCAACGTCTGGCACTGCCGGAATGAACTACAGTGGTGACAGTTACTCATCGACACCAGTGCACGGCTCACACGGGATGACGCCGACCTCGATGGGCGCGTCTCTTAGCTTCCCCAGTGTAGCTGCCCTCAATGTGGCGGTGTGGCCGCCGCAGAGGTGCATGCCTTCCGTTACGACACAACTGCTGGACCCGATGGCTGATGCTAGTCTTTTCGCCACTCCTAACACTCCAACGCTtgctgccggcagcggcCTAGCGGTGGCTCGGAACTCCCGCTCGCCTTCGCGAACACAGGTGCTCCAGACGGGTAGACCAGCCGCGGAGGAGGgcccgccagcagcgctgcccggCAGCATCGCAAGCACAACTGTTACCTCTGTCTCAAAGCCTGTCAAGCGTGTTGTGGAAGGTGGCAGCTACGAATGGGACTGGCGAGTGTAA